CAGGGCGTTGTCGTCGAAGGCGAGCTTGGCGTCGAGGGCCAGCAGGCGCCCGTCGGCCGTCACCACCAGCGGGTTGATCTCCGCCAGCGAACAGTCGCGGGCCACGAACGCCATGTAGAGCCCGCCGATGGCGGCCGCGCCGGCCCGCCCCAGGTCGCCGTCGAGGCCGAGGCTGAAGAGGAGGCGCCGGACCTGGAACGGGAGGAGGCCGAGGGCGGGATCGGTGGGGGCCCGCTGGATCTTCTCGGGCGAGCGAGCCGCCACCTCTTCGATCTCCATCCCGCCCGCCTCCGAGACCATCACGACGGGCGCCGCCGCCTCACGGTCCACGGTGACCGCCAGGTAGAGCTCCTTGGCCACCGCGAACGCTTCCTCGACCAGGACCTTCTGGACGACGATGCCTTCGGGCGGTGTCTGCGGCGTCTTGAGACGCATGCCGAGGATCTGGCGGGCGGCCGCCTCGGCCTCGGGGGCCCCGGCGGCGATCTTGATGCCGCCCGCCTTGCCCCGGCCGCCGGCGTGAACCTGGGCCTTCACCACCACTCGGCCCCCGAGCCGCTCGGCCACGGCGCGGGCGGCCGCCGGCGTGTCGGCCATCTCCCCGCGCGGCACGGGGACGCCGAACTCTCTGAGGATCGCCTTGGCCTGGAACTCGTGGATCCTCATGGGCGTGATCGGGAATGACGACCGGCGACGGCTACTGGCCTC
This sequence is a window from Candidatus Methylomirabilota bacterium. Protein-coding genes within it:
- the sucC gene encoding ADP-forming succinate--CoA ligase subunit beta — its product is MRIHEFQAKAILREFGVPVPRGEMADTPAAARAVAERLGGRVVVKAQVHAGGRGKAGGIKIAAGAPEAEAAARQILGMRLKTPQTPPEGIVVQKVLVEEAFAVAKELYLAVTVDREAAAPVVMVSEAGGMEIEEVAARSPEKIQRAPTDPALGLLPFQVRRLLFSLGLDGDLGRAGAAAIGGLYMAFVARDCSLAEINPLVVTADGRLLALDAKLAFDDNALFRHPEMKSFRDTNEETPLDVEAAKFGLNYIKLDGDVGCMVNGAGLAMATMDIIKHAGGAPANFLDVGGGANATQIENAFRILLSDPNVKAVLINIFGGILRCDVLADGIIRAARTLGITVPVVIRMEGTNVEEGRQMLRASGLNFTTADGMQDAAEKVVRLARGRSG